In a genomic window of Siniperca chuatsi isolate FFG_IHB_CAS linkage group LG1, ASM2008510v1, whole genome shotgun sequence:
- the apba2b gene encoding amyloid-beta A4 precursor protein-binding family A member 2 isoform X1: MACKQPIMAHRKRPGTSGGNSMAAPGPASCPTPHPTESCDLKALSPQQRPVRYPKESHDPKPLPRSCKAQYSSPKSKDVSCNRPEVDVDAKVEVKRYSNQADAEVEDQRPATPSTPEHEHDQDDHDRADFHAGADSLDDDSSSDYINNTSDDEEDYDDGLAEEDEGVTYYIRYCPEDDSYLEGMDCSSQGDCNHSHSQGDCTGTMQPGGAHTDECQEAVEGWAEEGEVEGEVREEEWVEDEEGEGAVREEWREEEEEVREEWTEGDEEEREAWREEGQVRQEQWAGQERHRAEEWPEGEGEVRCEVVEQDPDEQIYSGRPEPILDHHHHRHLHHQPSLQDTLHTREEEEEAESEEYCPNEEEDEEGDEEERHGRAYTGDYYAPEDNGNSVRVSPYRSRKVLVVEGETGEEAEEDIDQIVAEIKMSMSMGSLSSGTDQSPEELAQDPAPSDYPHPKPDAAPYPPAHHRHDSRPKSLNLPSMHHNNPDLQRGIKAHPRSPEDRQRWTQEQVSNGAEQPRKQQRSDLNIPLENNNVPEPTKKVASFPSFVDVPGPCEPEDLIDGIIFAANYLGSTQLLSERNPSKNIRMMQAQEAVSRVKRVQKAAKIKKKASADGDAQTLTEVDLFISTQRIKVLNADSQETMMDNALRTISYIADIGNIVVLMARRRMPRTASQDCIETTPGAPEAKKQYKMICHVFESEDAQLIAQSIGQAFSVAYQEFLRANGINPEDLSQKEYSDIINTQEMYNDDLIHFSNSENCKELQLEKSKGEILGVVIVESGWGSILPTVILANMMNGGPAARSGKLSIGDQIMSINNTSLVGLPLATCQGIIKGLKNQVQVKMNIVSCPPVTTVLIKRPDLKYQLGFSVQNGIICSLMRGGIAERGGVRVGHRIIEINGQSVVATAHEKIVQALSNSVGEIHMKTMPAAMFRLLTGQETPMYI, translated from the exons ATGGCCTGTAAGCAGCCAATCATGGCTCATAGGAAGAGGCCGGGGACCAGCGGAGGAAACAGTATGGCTGCTCCAGGCCCCGCCTCCTGTCCCACACCTCATCCTACAGAGTCATGCGATCTGAAAGCCCTCTCCCCTCAGCAACGTCCAGTCCGCTACCCCAAAGAGTCACATGATCCGAAACCCCTCCCCCGTTCCTGTAAGGCACAATATTCTTCTCCCAAGTCTAAAGACGTGAGTTGCAACCGTCCAGAAGTGGATGTAGATGCAAAGGTTGAAGTGAAGCGGTACAGCAACCAAGCAGATGCAGAAGTGGAGGATCAGCGGCCAGCAACACCCTCCACGCCAGAACATGAACATGACCAAGATGACCATGACCGGGCAGACTTCCACGCTGGAGCTGACAGCCTGGATGACGACTCCAGCTCTGACTACATTAATAACACATCAGATGACGAGGAAGACTATGATGACG GGCTggcagaggaggatgaaggtGTGACTTACTACATCCGCTATTGCCCAGAGGATGACAGCTACCTGGAAGGTATGGATTGCAGTAGCCAGGGCGACTGCAACCACAGCCACAGCCAAGGGGACTGCACCGGCACTATGCAGCCGGGCGGAGCCCACACTGATGAATGCCAGGAGGCTGTGGAAGGGTGGGCCGAGGAGGGAGAGGTTGAGGGAGAggtgagagaagaagaatggGTGGAAGATGAGGAGGGAGAAGGGGCAGTGAGGGAAGagtggagagaagaggaggaagaggtgaggGAAGAGTGGACagagggagatgaggaggaaagGGAAGCGTGGAGAGAGGAGGGCCAGGTCAGGCAGGAGCAGTGGGCAGGGCAAGAGAGGCACAGGGCGGAGGAGTGGCctgagggagagggggaggttCGTTGCGAGGTGGTGGAGCAAGATCCGGACGAACAGATATACAGTGGGAGACCAGAACCCATCCTGGACCATCACCATCACCGTCATCTCCACCACCAACCCTCCCTGCAAGACACCCTGCACACccgagaggaagaggaggaggcagagagcgAGGAGTACTGCCCTaatgaggaagaagatgaagaaggtGACGAGGAGGAGAGGCATGGAAGGGCCTACACTGGAGACTACTATGCCCCAGAGGACAATGGGAACTCAGTGCGAGTCTCTCCGTACCGTAGCCGTAAGGTGTTGGTGGTAGAGGGGGAGACgggggaggaggcggaggaggacaTTGACCAAATTGTTGCGGAGATCAAGATGAGTATGAGCATGGGGAGTCTAAGCAGTGGCACTGACCAAAGCCCAGAGGAGCTGGCACAGGACCCTGCACCAAGTGACTACCCTCACCCCAAGCCTGACGCAGCCCCCTACCCACCAGCTCACCATCGCCACGACAGCAGGCCCAAGTCCCTGAATCTGCCCTCCATGCACCACAACAATCCTGACCTCCAGAGGGGCATCAAGGCACATCCACGCTCCCCTGAAGACAGGCAGCGATGGACACAGGAGCAG GTGAGCAATGGTGCAGAGCAGCCCAGAAAACAGCAGCGCTCCGACCTCAACATTCCCCTGGAGAACAACAATGTACCAGAG CCAACAAAAAAGGTTGCATCGTTCCCCAGCTTTGTCGATG TCCCAGGACCCTGTGAACCAGAAGACCTGATTGATGGAATTATCTTTGCTGCTAACTACCTGGGCtccactcagctgctgtctgagaGGAACCCCTCCAAGAACATACGCATGATGCAGGCGCAGGAGGCTGTTAGCAGGGTCAAG AGGGTACAGAAGGCTGCCAAAATCAAGAAAAAGGCG AGTGCAGACGGAGATGCTCAAACCCTCACTGAGGTTGATCTGTTCATCTCCACCCAGAGGATCAAAGTCCTCAACGCAGACTCACAG GAGACGATGATGGACAACGCACTCCGTACTATATCCTACATTGCCGATATTGGGAACATTGTGGTCCTGATGGCAAGACGCCGGATGCCACGCACAGCCTCACAGGACTGTATTGAAACTACGCCCGGGGCACCCGAGGCAAAGAAGCAGTACAAGATGATATGCCATGTCTTTGAGTCTGAAGAT GCCCAGCTCATCGCTCAGTCCATTGGCCAGGCATTCAGCGTAGCTTACCAGGAGTTCCTGAGAGCCAACGGCATTAACCCCGAGGACCTGAGCCAGAAGGAGTacagtgacatcatcaacacCCAGGAGATGTACAATGACGACCTCATTCACTTCTCCAACTCTGAAAACTGCAAAGAG ctgcagctggagaAGAGTAAAGGGGAGATCCTGGGTGTGGTGATTGTGGAGTCCGGCTGGGGCTCCATTCTGCCCACAGTTATCTTAGCCAATATGATGAACGGCGGGCCAGCGGCTCGCTCTGGCAAGCTCAGCATCGGAGACCAGATCATGTCCATCAACAACACCAGCCTAGTGGGGCTGCCACTCGCCACCTGTCAGGGAATCATTAAG GGCTTGAAGAACCAGGTTCAGGTGAAGATGAACATTGTCAGTTGCCCTCCTGTTACCACTGTCCTCATCAAGAGACCAGATCTAAAGTATCAGCTGGGCTTCAGTGTCCAGAACGGCATT ATATGCAGTCTCATGCGAGGAGGCATTGCTGAGCGAGGTGGGGTCCGTGTGGGTCACAGGATCATAGAGATCAATGGGCAGAGTGTGGTGGCCACAGCACATGAGAAAATTGTCCAGGCCCTCTCGAACTCTGTTGGCGAG ATTCACATGAAGACCATGCCGGCAGCCATGTTCAGACTTCTAACAGGACAGGAGACACCTATGTACATATAA
- the sord gene encoding sorbitol dehydrogenase, whose amino-acid sequence MAQENLSVVLHSQGDLRLENRPVPEPGPNEVLLQMHSVGICGSDVHYWQHGRIGDYVVTKPMVLGHEASGRVVKVGSAVKHLKVGDRVAIEPGVPRETDEFFKNGRYNLSPTIFFCATPPDDGNLCRYYKHSANFCYKLPDNVTFEEGALIEPLSVGIHACRRAGVTLGSTVLICGAGPIGLVCLLVAKAMGASQVVITDLFPQRLTMAKELGADFQLTVKRGDGPQQLAKSVEHMLGAQPHITIECTGVESSIQTAIYATCSGGVVVLVGLGPEMATVPLINAAVREVDIRGVFRYCNTWPMAIAMLASGKVNVKPLVTHRFPLEQAAQAFETTRQGLGIKVMLKCDENDYKP is encoded by the exons ATGGCGCAGGAAAATCTGTCCGTGGTACTGCACTCCCAGGGAGACCTCAGGCTG GAAAACCGCCCCGTCCCGGAGCCAGGACCTAATG AGGTTTTGCTCCAGATGCACTCTGTTGGAATCTGTGGATCAGATGTTCACTACTGGCAGCACGGCCGAATTGGGGACTATGTGGTCACGAAACCAATGGTGTTGGGGCATGAGGCGTCAGGGCGGGTGGTGAAGGTTGGATCAGCAGTCAAGCACCTTAAAGTag GTGACAGAGTGGCCATTGAGCCCGGTGTGCCCCGCGAGACGGACGAGTTCTTCAAAAACGGACGATATAACTTGTCTCCTACCATCTTCTTCTGTGCCACGCCCCCCGACGATGGGAATCTATGCCGATACTACAAGCACAGTGCCAACTTCTGTTACAA GCTGCCTGATAATGTGACATTTGAGGAGGGAGCACTAATTGAACCTCTTTCTGTGGGGATCCACGCCTGTCGCAGAGCCGGCGTAACCCTCGGCAGCACCGTGCTCATCTGTGGTGCAG GACCTATTGGATTGGTCTGTTTGCTCGTGGCCAAGGCAATGGGGGCCTCACAGGTCGTCATCACTG ATCTGTTCCCACAGCGTCTGACAATGGCCAAAGAGTTGGGTGCAGACTTCCAGCTGACAGTGAAGAGAGGAGATGGACCCCAGCAGCTGGCCAAGAGTGTGGAGCACATGCTGGGCGCTCAGCCTCACATCACCATTGAATGCACTGGTGTTGAGAGCAGCATTCAGACTGCCATCTAT gCGACATGTTCAGGAGgtgtggtggtgctggtgggTCTTGGCCCTGAGATGGCCACTGTTCCTCTGATCAATGCTGCCGTAAGAGAAGTGGACATCAGGGGGGTTTTCCGCTACTGCAATAC CTGGCCGATGGCCATAGCCATGTTGGCATCGGGTAAAGTGAACGTGAAGCCCCTCGTGACCCACCGTTTCCCTCTGGAGCAGGCAGCCCAGGCCTTTGAGACCACGCGTCAGGGTCTTGGGATAAAGGTCATGTTAAAGTGTGACGAGAATGACTATAAGCCCTGA
- the apba2b gene encoding amyloid-beta A4 precursor protein-binding family A member 2 isoform X2, translated as MACKQPIMAHRKRPGTSGGNSMAAPGPASCPTPHPTESCDLKALSPQQRPVRYPKESHDPKPLPRSCKAQYSSPKSKDVSCNRPEVDVDAKVEVKRYSNQADAEVEDQRPATPSTPEHEHDQDDHDRADFHAGADSLDDDSSSDYINNTSDDEEDYDDGLAEEDEGVTYYIRYCPEDDSYLEGMDCSSQGDCNHSHSQGDCTGTMQPGGAHTDECQEAVEGWAEEGEVEGEVREEEWVEDEEGEGAVREEWREEEEEVREEWTEGDEEEREAWREEGQVRQEQWAGQERHRAEEWPEGEGEVRCEVVEQDPDEQIYSGRPEPILDHHHHRHLHHQPSLQDTLHTREEEEEAESEEYCPNEEEDEEGDEEERHGRAYTGDYYAPEDNGNSVRVSPYRSRKVLVVEGETGEEAEEDIDQIVAEIKMSMSMGSLSSGTDQSPEELAQDPAPSDYPHPKPDAAPYPPAHHRHDSRPKSLNLPSMHHNNPDLQRGIKAHPRSPEDRQRWTQEQVSNGAEQPRKQQRSDLNIPLENNNVPEPTKKVASFPSFVDVPGPCEPEDLIDGIIFAANYLGSTQLLSERNPSKNIRMMQAQEAVSRVKSADGDAQTLTEVDLFISTQRIKVLNADSQETMMDNALRTISYIADIGNIVVLMARRRMPRTASQDCIETTPGAPEAKKQYKMICHVFESEDAQLIAQSIGQAFSVAYQEFLRANGINPEDLSQKEYSDIINTQEMYNDDLIHFSNSENCKELQLEKSKGEILGVVIVESGWGSILPTVILANMMNGGPAARSGKLSIGDQIMSINNTSLVGLPLATCQGIIKGLKNQVQVKMNIVSCPPVTTVLIKRPDLKYQLGFSVQNGIICSLMRGGIAERGGVRVGHRIIEINGQSVVATAHEKIVQALSNSVGEIHMKTMPAAMFRLLTGQETPMYI; from the exons ATGGCCTGTAAGCAGCCAATCATGGCTCATAGGAAGAGGCCGGGGACCAGCGGAGGAAACAGTATGGCTGCTCCAGGCCCCGCCTCCTGTCCCACACCTCATCCTACAGAGTCATGCGATCTGAAAGCCCTCTCCCCTCAGCAACGTCCAGTCCGCTACCCCAAAGAGTCACATGATCCGAAACCCCTCCCCCGTTCCTGTAAGGCACAATATTCTTCTCCCAAGTCTAAAGACGTGAGTTGCAACCGTCCAGAAGTGGATGTAGATGCAAAGGTTGAAGTGAAGCGGTACAGCAACCAAGCAGATGCAGAAGTGGAGGATCAGCGGCCAGCAACACCCTCCACGCCAGAACATGAACATGACCAAGATGACCATGACCGGGCAGACTTCCACGCTGGAGCTGACAGCCTGGATGACGACTCCAGCTCTGACTACATTAATAACACATCAGATGACGAGGAAGACTATGATGACG GGCTggcagaggaggatgaaggtGTGACTTACTACATCCGCTATTGCCCAGAGGATGACAGCTACCTGGAAGGTATGGATTGCAGTAGCCAGGGCGACTGCAACCACAGCCACAGCCAAGGGGACTGCACCGGCACTATGCAGCCGGGCGGAGCCCACACTGATGAATGCCAGGAGGCTGTGGAAGGGTGGGCCGAGGAGGGAGAGGTTGAGGGAGAggtgagagaagaagaatggGTGGAAGATGAGGAGGGAGAAGGGGCAGTGAGGGAAGagtggagagaagaggaggaagaggtgaggGAAGAGTGGACagagggagatgaggaggaaagGGAAGCGTGGAGAGAGGAGGGCCAGGTCAGGCAGGAGCAGTGGGCAGGGCAAGAGAGGCACAGGGCGGAGGAGTGGCctgagggagagggggaggttCGTTGCGAGGTGGTGGAGCAAGATCCGGACGAACAGATATACAGTGGGAGACCAGAACCCATCCTGGACCATCACCATCACCGTCATCTCCACCACCAACCCTCCCTGCAAGACACCCTGCACACccgagaggaagaggaggaggcagagagcgAGGAGTACTGCCCTaatgaggaagaagatgaagaaggtGACGAGGAGGAGAGGCATGGAAGGGCCTACACTGGAGACTACTATGCCCCAGAGGACAATGGGAACTCAGTGCGAGTCTCTCCGTACCGTAGCCGTAAGGTGTTGGTGGTAGAGGGGGAGACgggggaggaggcggaggaggacaTTGACCAAATTGTTGCGGAGATCAAGATGAGTATGAGCATGGGGAGTCTAAGCAGTGGCACTGACCAAAGCCCAGAGGAGCTGGCACAGGACCCTGCACCAAGTGACTACCCTCACCCCAAGCCTGACGCAGCCCCCTACCCACCAGCTCACCATCGCCACGACAGCAGGCCCAAGTCCCTGAATCTGCCCTCCATGCACCACAACAATCCTGACCTCCAGAGGGGCATCAAGGCACATCCACGCTCCCCTGAAGACAGGCAGCGATGGACACAGGAGCAG GTGAGCAATGGTGCAGAGCAGCCCAGAAAACAGCAGCGCTCCGACCTCAACATTCCCCTGGAGAACAACAATGTACCAGAG CCAACAAAAAAGGTTGCATCGTTCCCCAGCTTTGTCGATG TCCCAGGACCCTGTGAACCAGAAGACCTGATTGATGGAATTATCTTTGCTGCTAACTACCTGGGCtccactcagctgctgtctgagaGGAACCCCTCCAAGAACATACGCATGATGCAGGCGCAGGAGGCTGTTAGCAGGGTCAAG AGTGCAGACGGAGATGCTCAAACCCTCACTGAGGTTGATCTGTTCATCTCCACCCAGAGGATCAAAGTCCTCAACGCAGACTCACAG GAGACGATGATGGACAACGCACTCCGTACTATATCCTACATTGCCGATATTGGGAACATTGTGGTCCTGATGGCAAGACGCCGGATGCCACGCACAGCCTCACAGGACTGTATTGAAACTACGCCCGGGGCACCCGAGGCAAAGAAGCAGTACAAGATGATATGCCATGTCTTTGAGTCTGAAGAT GCCCAGCTCATCGCTCAGTCCATTGGCCAGGCATTCAGCGTAGCTTACCAGGAGTTCCTGAGAGCCAACGGCATTAACCCCGAGGACCTGAGCCAGAAGGAGTacagtgacatcatcaacacCCAGGAGATGTACAATGACGACCTCATTCACTTCTCCAACTCTGAAAACTGCAAAGAG ctgcagctggagaAGAGTAAAGGGGAGATCCTGGGTGTGGTGATTGTGGAGTCCGGCTGGGGCTCCATTCTGCCCACAGTTATCTTAGCCAATATGATGAACGGCGGGCCAGCGGCTCGCTCTGGCAAGCTCAGCATCGGAGACCAGATCATGTCCATCAACAACACCAGCCTAGTGGGGCTGCCACTCGCCACCTGTCAGGGAATCATTAAG GGCTTGAAGAACCAGGTTCAGGTGAAGATGAACATTGTCAGTTGCCCTCCTGTTACCACTGTCCTCATCAAGAGACCAGATCTAAAGTATCAGCTGGGCTTCAGTGTCCAGAACGGCATT ATATGCAGTCTCATGCGAGGAGGCATTGCTGAGCGAGGTGGGGTCCGTGTGGGTCACAGGATCATAGAGATCAATGGGCAGAGTGTGGTGGCCACAGCACATGAGAAAATTGTCCAGGCCCTCTCGAACTCTGTTGGCGAG ATTCACATGAAGACCATGCCGGCAGCCATGTTCAGACTTCTAACAGGACAGGAGACACCTATGTACATATAA
- the terb2 gene encoding telomere repeats-binding bouquet formation protein 2, with product MFRNKTAWFSNSVPQACHNFWILEGGTIAGWRTALYLFSEDATCPDTLRIFESKDYLRNKVVVFHSLFLSACEKRQSVKSVCIGHYVLPPASVQDEVRNVVGRLIWECEDEQSVAQKSFSCLPEDKCSEGEVSRSEYVKSFHGYIGMDNLQKYSGDLCDFHPGFFQCSNCKAHYCLPHTKANMH from the exons ATGTTTAGGAATAAGACTGCCTGGTTTTCCAACAGTGTGCCACAGGCATGTCACAACTTTTGGA TATTGGAGGGTGGAACCATTGCAGGTTGGCGAACAGCACTTTACCTTTTCAGTGAGGATGCTACATGTCCTGATACTCTAAG gaTATTTGAGAGCAAAGATTACCTTAGGAACAAGGTGGTGGtttttcacagcttgtttctgtctgcctgtgagAAGCGCCAGAGTGTAAAGTCTGTGTGCATTGGTCATTATGTGCTGCCTCCAGCCTCAGTACAGGACG AGGTGAGAAACGTGGTTGGGAGGTTGATTTGGGAGTGTGAAGATGAGCAGTCAGTAGCACAG AAGAGTTTCAGTTGCCTACCAgaagataaatgcagtgaaggAGAAGTCAGCAGAAGCGAATATGTTAAAAGTTTCCACG GGTACATCGGCATGGACAACCTGCAGAAATATTCAGGTGATCTGTGTGATTTCCACCCTGGGTTTTTCCAATGCTCCAACTGTAAGGCCCACTACTGCTTGCCGcacacaaaagcaaacatgCACTAA